A stretch of Mycobacterium sp. ITM-2016-00316 DNA encodes these proteins:
- a CDS encoding ABC transporter permease, whose translation MAGVATSSRQRSKIAPYLMILPALAYLAVFFVVPFFSLARTSLSSSGGSVYLPTLTFDWNFGNFIDAFKLYQDPILRSFGYAAAATVLCMLLAFPLAYVIAFKAGRFKNLILGLVILPFFVTFLIRTIAWKTILADEGWVVSALGAIGLLPEEGRLLSTSWAVIGGLTYNWIIFMILPLYVSLEKIDPRLLEASRDLYSGGTRSFRKVIFPLAVPGLLAGSLLVFIPSVGDFINADYLGSTQTTMIGNVIQKQFLVVKDYPAAAALSLGLMGLILVGVLMYTRALGTEDLV comes from the coding sequence ATGGCTGGAGTCGCCACCAGCAGTAGGCAGCGGAGCAAGATCGCCCCATACCTGATGATCTTGCCCGCGCTGGCCTATCTCGCGGTGTTCTTCGTGGTGCCGTTCTTCTCACTGGCCAGGACGTCGCTGTCCTCGTCGGGTGGTTCGGTGTATCTGCCGACGCTGACGTTCGACTGGAACTTCGGGAACTTCATCGACGCGTTCAAGCTCTATCAGGACCCGATCCTGCGGTCGTTCGGCTATGCGGCCGCCGCGACGGTGCTGTGCATGCTGCTGGCCTTTCCGCTGGCCTATGTGATCGCGTTCAAGGCCGGCCGGTTCAAGAACCTGATCCTCGGCCTGGTGATCCTGCCGTTCTTCGTGACGTTCCTGATCCGCACCATCGCCTGGAAGACGATCCTGGCCGACGAGGGGTGGGTGGTCAGCGCGCTGGGCGCGATCGGGCTGCTCCCGGAGGAGGGCCGGCTGCTGTCCACCAGTTGGGCGGTGATCGGTGGGCTGACCTACAACTGGATCATCTTCATGATCCTGCCGCTCTACGTCAGCCTGGAGAAGATCGATCCGCGACTGCTGGAGGCCTCCCGCGATCTGTATTCCGGGGGCACCCGCAGTTTCCGGAAGGTGATCTTTCCGCTGGCCGTGCCCGGACTGCTGGCCGGCAGCCTGCTGGTGTTCATCCCGTCGGTCGGTGACTTCATCAATGCCGATTATCTGGGCAGCACCCAGACCACGATGATCGGCAACGTGATCCAGAAACAGTTCCTGGTGGTGAAGGACTACCCGGCCGCTGCCGCACTCAGCCTGGGTCTGATGGGTCTCATTCTGGTCGGGGTGCTGATGTACACCCGGGCGCTGGGCACGGAGGACCTCGTATGA
- a CDS encoding ABC transporter permease yields MTAGASAATGKRMVTERPTAPKHVRSRRKWGDISLRIVAGLVLLYLFLPIMVIVLFSFNDPAGKFNYTWQGFTLDNWADPFKYPALTEALKLSLNIAFVSTLIALVLGTLLAIALVRQRFAGYRAVDTFMILPLTAPEVVMGASLLTLFLDFGWAAGYTTILIAHVAFEVSFIAMTVRARVRGFDWTLEDASMDLGASPARTFFKVTLPLIVPGIVAAGMLSFALSLDDFIVTYFVSGSTVTYPLYVNAAVKAAVPPQINVLATAILVVSLVLLAAGTLYRRKKIVI; encoded by the coding sequence ATGACGGCCGGGGCGAGCGCTGCGACAGGGAAGCGCATGGTCACCGAAAGGCCGACCGCACCGAAACATGTTCGTTCCCGGCGCAAGTGGGGTGACATTTCGCTGCGTATCGTCGCAGGACTGGTACTGCTGTACCTGTTCTTGCCGATCATGGTGATCGTGCTGTTCTCGTTCAACGACCCGGCGGGCAAGTTCAACTACACCTGGCAGGGTTTCACGCTGGACAACTGGGCCGATCCCTTCAAATATCCGGCACTCACCGAGGCGCTCAAACTCAGCCTCAACATCGCCTTCGTGTCCACGCTCATCGCACTGGTCCTCGGCACGCTGCTGGCCATCGCCCTGGTACGCCAGCGCTTTGCCGGTTATCGGGCCGTCGACACGTTCATGATCCTGCCGCTGACCGCACCCGAGGTCGTGATGGGTGCCTCGCTGCTGACGCTGTTCCTGGACTTCGGTTGGGCCGCGGGCTACACCACCATCCTGATCGCGCATGTGGCCTTCGAGGTCAGCTTCATCGCGATGACGGTGCGGGCCCGGGTGCGCGGTTTCGACTGGACGTTGGAGGACGCGTCGATGGATCTGGGTGCCAGCCCGGCGCGGACGTTCTTCAAGGTGACGTTGCCGCTGATCGTGCCGGGCATCGTGGCCGCGGGCATGCTGTCGTTCGCGCTGTCACTCGACGATTTCATCGTGACCTATTTCGTCAGCGGATCCACCGTCACCTATCCGCTCTACGTCAACGCGGCGGTCAAAGCCGCTGTGCCACCCCAGATCAACGTGTTGGCGACGGCGATTCTGGTGGTGAGCCTGGTGCTGCTGGCGGCCGGTACCCTCTACCGCCGCAAGAAAATCGTCATCTGA
- a CDS encoding response regulator transcription factor, whose translation MSDIAVLLVDDQDLVRSGLRRILRRKDGFVVVAECSDGDEVFDALAEQSVDVVVMDLRMKRVDGIEATRRLADAGGPPVLALTTFNEDDLLSGVLRAGAAGFVLKDSSAEELIRAVRAVAHGDSYLDPAVTARVLNTYRKSAEGRPQVEVSELTGRELDVLTLIGKGHTNAEIAAELFISGVTVKSHIGRIFDKLRLRDRAAAIVYAYDHGIVAPQ comes from the coding sequence TTGAGCGATATCGCAGTGCTGCTCGTCGACGACCAGGACCTAGTGCGCTCCGGGCTGCGCCGGATCCTGCGCCGCAAGGACGGATTCGTGGTCGTCGCCGAATGTTCGGACGGTGACGAGGTTTTCGACGCCCTGGCCGAGCAGTCCGTCGACGTGGTGGTGATGGATCTGCGGATGAAGCGGGTCGACGGTATCGAGGCGACCCGACGGCTGGCCGACGCCGGCGGCCCGCCGGTGCTGGCGCTGACCACCTTCAACGAGGACGATCTGCTGTCCGGCGTGCTACGCGCCGGTGCCGCCGGCTTCGTCCTCAAGGATTCCTCGGCCGAAGAGCTCATCCGGGCCGTCCGCGCCGTCGCCCACGGCGACAGCTACCTGGATCCGGCGGTCACCGCCAGAGTGCTCAACACCTACCGCAAGTCCGCCGAGGGCCGGCCACAGGTGGAGGTCAGTGAGCTCACCGGGCGCGAACTCGATGTCCTGACGCTGATCGGCAAGGGCCACACGAACGCCGAGATCGCCGCGGAACTGTTCATCTCCGGCGTCACGGTGAAGAGCCATATCGGGCGGATCTTCGACAAGCTCCGGTTGCGGGACCGCGCCGCCGCGATCGTCTACGCCTATGACCACGGCATCGTCGCTCCGCAGTAG
- a CDS encoding EamA family transporter, with protein MAVAAMCSVQVGAAIAVGLIDDIGATGAAWLRLFWAALLLLIIVRPRPSSFTRTSFLASVLLGVVTAGITVLFMMAVERIPLGTASALEFLGPLGVAVLHGNGPSRIVWPGLAALGVVLLTEPWAGAVDLAGVGFALAAGFCWGAYILLTQRVGDEVSGLSGLAVSMPVAAIVASVVTGPDVLGRMTPHLWLAGIGLAFLLPVIPFALELLALRRLTTAAFGTLMSLEPAFAMLMGWVILHQVPAALGVIGIVAVVIAGVGAARSGDRQASRVAADLARGG; from the coding sequence ATGGCCGTGGCTGCGATGTGTTCGGTACAGGTTGGCGCCGCCATCGCCGTCGGGTTGATCGACGATATCGGCGCCACCGGCGCTGCCTGGCTGCGCTTGTTCTGGGCGGCCCTGCTGCTGCTGATCATTGTGCGGCCCCGCCCGTCGTCGTTCACCCGGACGTCATTTCTGGCCTCCGTGCTGCTGGGCGTGGTCACCGCCGGCATCACCGTGCTGTTCATGATGGCTGTGGAACGTATCCCGCTGGGTACCGCGAGCGCACTGGAATTCCTTGGGCCGCTCGGCGTCGCGGTACTACACGGCAACGGGCCCAGCAGGATCGTCTGGCCAGGGCTCGCGGCTCTGGGGGTGGTGCTGCTCACCGAACCGTGGGCCGGTGCCGTCGACCTGGCTGGGGTCGGTTTCGCCCTCGCCGCCGGATTCTGTTGGGGCGCCTACATTCTGCTGACCCAGCGGGTCGGGGACGAGGTGAGCGGACTGAGCGGTCTGGCGGTCTCCATGCCGGTGGCCGCCATCGTTGCGTCGGTGGTCACGGGTCCCGATGTGCTGGGGCGCATGACACCGCACCTGTGGCTGGCAGGCATCGGGCTGGCATTCCTGTTGCCCGTCATCCCATTTGCCCTCGAATTGCTGGCTCTGCGCCGGCTCACCACCGCCGCGTTCGGAACGCTGATGAGCCTGGAGCCGGCGTTTGCGATGCTGATGGGCTGGGTGATCCTGCATCAGGTCCCGGCCGCGCTCGGGGTCATCGGCATCGTCGCGGTCGTCATCGCCGGTGTCGGCGCGGCGCGATCCGGTGACCGTCAGGCGTCACGTGTCGCGGCGGACCTGGCAAGGGGAGGTTAG
- a CDS encoding ABC transporter ATP-binding protein, giving the protein MIEIDHVVKRFDDYVAVADADFTIAAGEFFSMLGPSGCGKTTTLRMIAGFETPTAGAIRLQGVDVSKVPPHKRNVNTVFQHYALFPHMTVWDNIAYGPRSMKIDKTKGKGEVKRRVDEIIEIVRLTDFAKRKPAQLSGGQQQRVALARALVNYPSALLLDEPLGALDLKLRHAMQFELKRIQREVGITFIYVTHDQEEALTMSDRIAVMNAGNVEQIGSPADIYDRPASVFVAGFIGQANLWAGKQTGRTNRDFVEIEVLGTTLKSRPGDTAIESGGQATLMIRPERVQVSTDQPGGDLAVVRATVRDLTFQGPVVRLSLAAPDDSTVVAHVGPEQSLPLLRPGDEVYVSWSPEASLVLPAADIPTTEDLEEMLDES; this is encoded by the coding sequence GTGATCGAGATCGACCATGTGGTCAAACGCTTCGACGACTACGTCGCCGTGGCCGATGCCGACTTCACGATCGCCGCGGGAGAGTTCTTCTCGATGCTGGGGCCATCAGGCTGCGGTAAGACGACCACGCTACGGATGATCGCCGGCTTCGAGACGCCGACCGCCGGCGCCATCCGGCTCCAAGGCGTCGACGTGTCCAAGGTCCCCCCGCACAAGCGCAACGTCAACACCGTGTTCCAGCACTACGCGTTGTTCCCGCACATGACGGTGTGGGACAACATCGCCTACGGCCCGCGCAGCATGAAGATCGACAAGACAAAAGGGAAAGGTGAGGTCAAACGGCGCGTCGATGAGATCATCGAGATCGTCCGGCTCACCGACTTCGCCAAGCGCAAGCCGGCGCAGTTGTCCGGCGGTCAGCAGCAGCGCGTCGCGCTGGCCCGCGCCCTTGTCAACTACCCCAGCGCACTGCTGCTCGACGAACCACTGGGCGCGCTCGACCTCAAACTCCGCCACGCCATGCAGTTCGAGCTCAAACGCATCCAACGTGAGGTCGGCATCACCTTCATCTACGTCACCCATGACCAGGAAGAAGCGCTGACGATGAGTGACCGGATCGCGGTGATGAACGCCGGCAACGTGGAGCAGATCGGGAGCCCGGCCGACATCTACGACCGACCCGCCTCGGTCTTCGTCGCGGGCTTCATCGGGCAGGCCAACCTGTGGGCCGGCAAGCAGACCGGCCGGACCAACCGCGACTTCGTCGAGATCGAGGTGCTCGGCACCACGCTGAAGTCGCGTCCCGGCGACACCGCCATCGAGTCCGGTGGACAGGCCACCTTGATGATCCGGCCCGAACGCGTCCAGGTCTCCACCGATCAACCCGGCGGCGATCTCGCGGTGGTCCGGGCGACCGTGCGGGATCTCACCTTTCAGGGCCCCGTGGTGCGACTGTCGCTCGCCGCACCCGACGACTCGACGGTGGTCGCGCATGTCGGCCCGGAGCAGAGTCTGCCGCTGCTGCGGCCCGGCGATGAGGTCTACGTCAGCTGGTCCCCGGAGGCGTCGTTGGTTCTGCCGGCCGCGGACATCCCCACCACCGAAGATCTCGAAGAGATGCTCGACGAATCCTGA
- a CDS encoding spermidine/putrescine ABC transporter substrate-binding protein: MSNEIDPRLLSRLAANRTSRRRFIGGSAATAAAAILGSSFLAACGSDSSSSGSSSAQDDGGPASGTLRVSNWPLYMADGFIAAFQTASGITVDYKEDYNDNEQWFAKVKEPLSRKQDIGADLVVPTEFMAARVKGLGWLNEISDAGVPNRKNLRQDLLDSKVDEGRKFTAPYMTGMVGLAYNRAATGRDIRTIDDLWDPAFKGRVSLFSDVQDGLGMIMLSQGNTPENPSTESITQAVDLVREQKDRGQIRRFTGNDYADDLAAGNIAVAQAYSGDVVQLQADNPDLQFVVPESGGDWFIDTMVIPYTTQNQKAAEAWIDYVYDRANYAKLVAFTQYVPALSDMTDELAKIDPASAENPLINPPAEMQANLKSWAALTDEQTLEFNTLYAAVTGG, translated from the coding sequence ATGTCCAACGAGATCGATCCCCGGCTACTGTCCCGACTGGCTGCCAACCGCACCAGCCGGCGACGGTTCATCGGCGGCAGCGCCGCCACAGCCGCGGCGGCGATCCTCGGGTCGTCGTTCCTCGCCGCGTGCGGATCCGACAGCAGCAGCTCCGGTTCGTCGAGCGCCCAGGATGACGGTGGACCCGCCAGCGGCACACTGCGCGTGTCGAACTGGCCGCTCTACATGGCCGACGGTTTCATCGCCGCGTTCCAGACGGCGTCCGGGATCACCGTCGACTACAAGGAGGACTACAACGACAACGAGCAGTGGTTCGCCAAGGTCAAAGAGCCGCTGTCGCGCAAGCAGGACATCGGTGCCGACCTGGTGGTGCCCACCGAGTTCATGGCCGCCCGGGTCAAGGGCCTGGGCTGGCTCAACGAGATCAGCGACGCCGGCGTGCCCAACCGCAAGAATCTGCGGCAGGACCTGTTGGACTCGAAGGTCGATGAGGGCCGGAAGTTCACCGCGCCGTACATGACCGGCATGGTCGGTCTCGCCTACAACCGGGCGGCCACCGGGCGCGATATCAGGACCATCGACGACCTGTGGGACCCCGCGTTCAAGGGCCGGGTCAGCCTGTTCTCCGACGTCCAGGACGGCCTCGGCATGATCATGCTGTCCCAGGGCAACACGCCGGAGAACCCGTCCACGGAATCCATCACCCAGGCCGTCGATCTGGTCCGTGAACAGAAGGACAGGGGGCAGATCCGCCGCTTCACCGGCAACGACTACGCCGATGATCTGGCCGCCGGCAATATCGCGGTGGCACAGGCCTATTCCGGTGACGTCGTGCAGTTGCAGGCCGACAATCCCGATCTGCAGTTCGTCGTCCCCGAGTCCGGCGGCGACTGGTTCATCGACACCATGGTGATCCCGTACACCACCCAGAACCAGAAGGCCGCCGAGGCGTGGATCGACTACGTCTACGACCGGGCCAACTACGCGAAGCTGGTCGCCTTCACCCAGTACGTGCCCGCGCTCTCGGACATGACCGACGAGCTCGCCAAGATCGATCCGGCATCGGCGGAGAACCCGCTGATCAACCCGCCGGCCGAGATGCAGGCGAACCTGAAGTCGTGGGCCGCACTCACCGACGAGCAGACCCTGGAGTTCAACACCCTGTACGCCGCTGTCACCGGCGGCTAG
- a CDS encoding sensor histidine kinase — translation MRLAVPEFLRARFARHGELNELGWSPMFVITTDTALALIALICTLQRPASDYLVAVPVGIMVAMCPLVVFFAAGASFNPLLIWGAWSGAAAIFLFGTSTPIAFDFAPLILVLMVGAVGAMTPLAGGLAATASAAAMLGAAAASHRLDGVWLYLSVLGMGWLVGYLMRIQQQLIVAQRAAQDALSAHAAADERRRIAREVHDVIAHSLSVTLLHLTGARRALQEDRDVDDAVDALEDAEKLGREAMADIRRTVGLLDVAPMRIAPEPGVDDIARLTDDFARAGLTVTLRTEGSTTRVSPAVGLALYRIAQESLANVAKHAPESRSTVTLAVIGDHAELSITNELPVAVSASSRRAPDGRGVRGMRQRVELLGGVIDIGLTREGWAVHAEVPLGDSGATPAATRCGG, via the coding sequence ATGCGCTTGGCTGTGCCCGAATTCCTGCGTGCGCGTTTCGCGCGGCACGGCGAGCTCAACGAGCTCGGCTGGAGCCCGATGTTCGTCATCACCACCGATACCGCGTTGGCCTTGATCGCGCTGATCTGCACGCTGCAACGGCCCGCCTCGGATTATCTGGTCGCGGTGCCGGTGGGCATCATGGTCGCGATGTGCCCGCTGGTCGTGTTCTTTGCCGCCGGCGCATCGTTCAACCCCTTGCTCATCTGGGGGGCCTGGTCGGGTGCCGCGGCGATCTTCCTGTTCGGCACGTCGACCCCGATCGCGTTCGATTTCGCCCCGCTGATCCTGGTGCTGATGGTCGGTGCGGTGGGCGCGATGACACCGCTGGCCGGCGGACTGGCCGCGACGGCATCGGCGGCCGCCATGTTGGGTGCCGCCGCGGCTTCACACCGGCTCGACGGGGTCTGGCTGTATCTGAGCGTGCTGGGGATGGGCTGGCTGGTGGGTTATCTGATGCGGATTCAGCAGCAGCTGATCGTCGCGCAGCGCGCCGCCCAGGATGCGCTGTCCGCGCATGCCGCCGCCGATGAGCGGCGCCGGATCGCCCGCGAGGTACACGATGTCATCGCGCACTCGCTGTCGGTGACGCTGCTCCACCTCACCGGCGCCCGGCGCGCGCTGCAGGAGGACCGCGATGTCGACGACGCGGTCGATGCGCTCGAGGACGCCGAGAAGCTCGGCCGCGAGGCGATGGCCGATATCCGGCGCACCGTCGGACTGCTCGATGTGGCTCCGATGCGGATCGCACCGGAGCCCGGCGTCGATGACATCGCACGGCTCACCGACGATTTCGCCCGCGCCGGCCTGACCGTCACGTTGCGCACCGAGGGTTCCACCACCAGGGTGTCGCCGGCGGTGGGGCTGGCGCTGTACCGGATCGCACAGGAATCGCTGGCAAATGTCGCCAAGCACGCCCCGGAATCGCGGTCGACGGTCACGCTGGCGGTCATCGGGGACCATGCCGAACTTTCGATCACCAATGAGCTGCCGGTGGCGGTGTCGGCGAGCAGTCGCCGCGCACCGGATGGCCGCGGTGTGCGCGGGATGCGCCAGCGGGTCGAGTTGTTGGGCGGCGTCATCGATATCGGACTGACCCGCGAGGGGTGGGCGGTGCACGCCGAGGTGCCGTTGGGCGACTCCGGCGCCACGCCCGCGGCCACCCGGTGCGGGGGATAG
- a CDS encoding acyl-CoA thioesterase domain-containing protein, translating into MSARPFHFTQTEHDTYAPSTYAQSHWGPDHLNGPALVGLVARALETSFGDPEFLPSRLTVDLFKAARGVPTITKLTLVRDGRRVRNAECELIQDGVTVVRATLVQYRLSAPPRGTEWVSPAEFVGPPDRDESRGIGIGSDEVGWTATIADHQNASRKRFINRTIDVVDGYRNTPFVRAAMAAEGTSLVTNLGTAGVGYINGDLTVALARLPRDEWIGVQADSHWAADGIAVGTATLFDSHGAIGSGMVTAVSNPDAQIDFRNDPFPDRTR; encoded by the coding sequence ATGAGCGCGCGCCCGTTTCATTTCACCCAGACCGAGCACGACACCTACGCGCCCAGCACGTACGCGCAGAGTCACTGGGGTCCCGACCACCTCAATGGCCCGGCCCTGGTCGGGCTGGTGGCACGAGCACTGGAGACCAGCTTCGGTGACCCGGAGTTCCTGCCGTCCCGGCTCACCGTCGACCTGTTCAAGGCCGCCCGCGGTGTTCCGACGATCACCAAACTGACGCTGGTGCGCGATGGCCGGCGGGTGCGCAACGCGGAATGCGAACTGATCCAGGACGGGGTGACGGTGGTGCGGGCCACGCTGGTCCAGTACCGGCTCTCGGCACCTCCGCGGGGCACCGAATGGGTCTCGCCCGCCGAGTTCGTCGGCCCGCCCGATCGGGATGAGAGCCGCGGCATCGGGATCGGCAGTGACGAGGTCGGGTGGACGGCCACCATCGCCGATCACCAGAATGCGTCACGTAAGCGGTTCATCAACCGGACCATCGACGTCGTCGACGGCTACCGCAACACGCCGTTCGTGCGCGCAGCCATGGCCGCCGAGGGCACCAGCCTGGTCACCAATCTCGGTACCGCCGGCGTCGGCTATATCAACGGCGATCTCACCGTCGCGCTGGCCCGGCTGCCGCGCGACGAGTGGATCGGCGTGCAGGCCGATTCGCATTGGGCGGCAGATGGAATCGCGGTCGGCACCGCGACGCTGTTCGACAGCCACGGTGCCATCGGATCGGGGATGGTCACCGCCGTCAGCAACCCGGACGCACAGATCGACTTTCGCAATGACCCGTTTCCCGACCGCACTCGTTGA